A portion of the Corticium candelabrum chromosome 5, ooCorCand1.1, whole genome shotgun sequence genome contains these proteins:
- the LOC134179894 gene encoding PHD finger-like domain-containing protein 5A has product MAKHHPDLIFCRKQPGVAIGRLCEKCDGKCVICDSYVRPCTLVRICDECNYGSYQGRCTICGGPGVSDAYYCKECTVQEKDRDGCPKIVNLGSAKTDLFYERKKYGFKKR; this is encoded by the exons ATGGCGAAACATCATCCAGATCTAATTTTTTGTAGGAAACAGCCAGGAGTGGCCATAGGGAGACTTTGTGAGAAGT GCGATGGAAAATGCGTCATATGTGACTCGTATGTTCGTCCTTGTACA CTGGTTCGTATTTGTGACGAGTGTAACTACGGTTCGTATCAAGGAAGATGTACAATATGTGGAGGACCTGGAGTCTCTGATGCTTACTACTGTAAAGAATGTACAGTACAGGAAAAggat AGAGATGGTTGTCCGAAAATTGTCAACCTGGGCAGTGCAAAAACAGATTTGTTCTATGAGAGGAAAAAATATGGCTTCAAAAAGAGATAA
- the LOC134179474 gene encoding trehalase-like has translation MCYRGTLFFLISLLLSSDSKGVRSICSSQIYCNEAIIQAVDKAKIFKDSKTFVDMPLKYSADETLTAFEKINKENASEVVHFVQQYFDNAGLDINLWIPHDWSENPEFLLHVVDDEYHQWAKWLNKLWLSFGRQVDESVAVYPDRHSLLFVPKPFIVPGGRFREFYYWDTFWIIQGLLVCNMTETVENILINFSYLVDRYGMVPNGGRVYYTHRSQPPLLTLMVWEYYQKTHNLSIIFEHLQSLKKEHHFWITNRTVNVTDRMSNRTYQFVHFHADSNTPRPESYREDVETASGLESDEAAALYEQIASAAESGWDFSSRWMSHSGYLANTMQSLKTSHIIPVDLNVILCQVEIILSQMSSLVEDSDVAQYYTSLAMKRAVAIQSTLWNETAGIWQDYDTEEGKQINLFFASALVPLATNCYNPQLTENLTRVQKVIATVKSKGLFSYAAALPTSLVSSGQQWDFPNGWPPLQWFAIIGMLNANDLSTRKVAHDLTSKWIHTNWKTWKKTGHMYEKYDARIDGVPGGGGEYNVQTGFGWTNGVALFLLDRFGNSINHVSDSEDLPGNGVVIGVVVSLLVIIAVFIVSYFGYKVYHKGKLQYHHRIMMTEDTDALFDD, from the exons ATGTGCTATAGAGGAACGTTGTTTTTTCTGATCTCGTTATTGCTATCTTCTGATTCAAAAGGTGTTCGTTCGATTTGCTCAAG TCAGATATATTGTAACGAGGCGATTATTCAAGCTGTTGACAAAGCTAAAATATTTAAAGATTCCAAGACGTTTGTGGACATGCCACTCAAATACAGTGCTG ATGAAACTTTGACTGCTTTTGAGAAAATAAACAAGGAGAATGCATCAGAAGTCGTTCACTTTGTTCAGCAATATTTTGATAATGCTGGTTTAGATATTAACTTATGGATTCCACATGATTGGAGTGAAAa TCCAGAGTTTCTGCTTcatgttgttgatgatgaatATCACCAATGGGCCAAGTGGCTCAACAAACTGTGGCTTAGCTTTGGAAGGCAGGTGGATGAGAGTGTTGCTGTTTATCCTGATAGACATTCTTTGCTATTTGTACCAAAACCATTCATTGTACCGGGAGGGCGATTTAGAGAGTTCTACTAttg GGACACATTTTGGATAATACAAGGTCTACTAGTGTGCAATATGACAGAAACAGTGGAAAACATCTTGATAAACTTTAGTTATCTTGTTGACCG GTATGGCATGGTTCCTAATGGAGGTCGTGTCTATTACACACATCGAAGTCAGCCACCTCTTCTCACTCTTATGGTGTGGGAATATTATCAGAAAACACACAACCTGTCTATTATTTTTGAACATTTGCAAAGTTTGAAGAAAGAGCATCATTTTTGGATCACAAATAGAACTGTTAATGTGACTGATAGAATGTCTAATCGTACCTATCAGTTTGTACACTTCCATGCTGATAGCAACACTCCTAGACCTGAGTCGTATCGAGAAGATGTGGAGACAGCAAGTGGACTTGAGTCAG ATGAAGCAGCAGCATTGTATGAGCAGATAGCATCAGCAGCAGAGAGTGGCTGGGACTTCTCATCTCGTTGGATGTCACACAGTGGTTACCTTGCAAACACTATGCAATCACTGAAAACGAGTCACATAATTCCTGTGGATCTTAATGTTATTTTGTGTCAAGTTGAAATCATCTTGTCTCAAATGTCATCTCTAGTAGAAGATAGCGACGTTGCACAGTACTACACATCTCTTGCTATGAAACGTGCAGTGGCTATTCAATCTACTCTGTGGAATGAAACAGCAGGAATTTGGCAAGACTATGATACAGAAGAAGGGAAACAGATCAACTTGTTTTTTGCATCTGCATTAGTTCCTTTAGCTACAAACTGCTATAATCCTCAGTTGACAGAGAACTTGACAAGAGTTCAAAAAGTTATTGCAACAGTCAAG TCTAAAGGTTTATTCTCGTATGCTGCTGCTCTTCCAACATCTTTAGTCAGCAGTGGACAACAGTGGGATTTTCCTAATGGGTGGCCTCCTCTCCAATGGTTTGCTATTATTGGCATGTTGAATGCTAATGATTTAAGTACAAGAAAGGTGGCTCACGATCTGACATCAAAATGGATTCACACTAATTGGAAGACTTGGAAGAAGACAGGACATATGTATGAAAAG TATGATGCTAGAATAGATGGTGTGCCAGGTGGAGGAGGAGAATACAATGTACAG ACTGGGTTTGGGTGGACGAATGGTGTTGCATTGTTTCTCCTTGATCGATTTGGCAATAGCATTAATCATGTCAGTGACAGTGAAGATTTACCTGGGAATGGAGTAGTAATCGGAGTGGTTGTATCTCTTCTTGTAATCATTGCTGTATTTATTGTCTCTTACTTTGGGTACAAAGTTTATCATAAAGGAAAGCTTCAATATCACCACCGGATAATGATGACTGAAGATACAGATGCTCTATTTGATGATTGA
- the LOC134179473 gene encoding dihydroxyacetone phosphate acyltransferase-like, with product MSVASSLYIDFLSSDQSIFFFAFRRHNPPVYRHHKPRSRSELLQKVLSASRVQRVIHQLSSDGETRRHLNVKSYHILNDMAHTLYGVDGIRWFAALVRGVLVNGLFEQVLLNKGGIEQLSLALLEHPVVILPTHRSYVDFLVLSLMMFPYNLPLPAICAGEDFKSMAFFGKVLRRCGGFFIRRTFGSGSDPLYWSLFVEYVQSILSNGDSPVEFFIEGTRSRSARSLHPKLGLLFAVCEAYVKRRVSDIYILPVNISYETRLEDSLMVWELLGVPKPKESTSGLWKARKVLQQNFGNIHMTFGRMISLHAEIGHSINKKQHNTLPRFISEKVQEEDMAIQCLAYRIVYEQQKGCVLCPSSLVSTVLLQQHSIHKDDLTKQVAFLKQLLERRGARVMWKDNDYLSIDRGLKFLGGFLAVDSENVSVNLSLQVQKGIYDTPWPSYCLNQLTDEQRWCVLEDAVKVMMLMCQQNQLVHFVTMDSLVAVVLRAYGTGQSRNELLMSCRMLLEILSQEFVVMMEDWEQQFEESLVHLETDAVIVMSDDRSVVHVPAKSLGAVDFLSRIVTPSLITAFLVCTWLLDCLTTEMTISRITAAVQSYNILLIKEGLLSFYETLSLEAIKNILVALINMDVLARNEAQVKFVRMSNKAKLEDVHMNLGKMTSCRCVSRQRFGRVPSKL from the exons ATGTCTGTGGCGTCGTCGTTGTACATCGACTTTCTTTCGAGCGACCAGTCGATTTTCTTTTTTGCATTTCGTCGTCACAATCCTCCCGTTTATCGTCATCACAAGCCAAGGAGCCGATCTGAACTTTTACAAAAAGTTTTGTCTGCATCTCGGGTCCAGCGAGTTATCCACCAG ttGAGCAGTGATGGTGAGACGAGGAGACATCTTAATGTTAAATCATATCACATTTTGAATGACATGGCTCATACGTTGTATGGGGTAGACGGCATTCGTTGGTTCGCTGCTCTTGTTAGAGGAGTACTAGTCAATGGATTGTTTGAACAAGTTTTATTGAACAAGGGAGGAATAGAGCAG CTTTCCTTAGCTCTCTTGGAACATCCAGTTGTGATATTACCAACTCATCGCAGTTATGTTGATTTCTTAGTTCTTTCTTTAATGATGTTTCCATACAACTTACCACTGCCTGCTATCTGTGCTGGAGAAG ATTTCAAGTCTATGGCTTTCTTTGGGAAGGTGCTGAGAAGATGTGGTGGTTTCTTTATTCGCCGAACGTTTGGTTCTGGTTCAGATCCCCTTTACTGGTCTCTTTTTGTTGAATATGTCCAGTCTATTCTTTCAAATGGCGACTCTCCAGTTGAATTCTTTATTGAAGGAACAAGAAGTCGCAGTGCTAGATCGCTACATCCAAAGTTGG GATTGTTATTTGCTGTGTGTGAGGCATATGTGAAGCGTCGCGTGTCTGACATTTACATATTACCTGTCAATATCAGTTATGAGACTCGTTTAGAAGACAGTCTTATGGTGTGGGAGTTACTTGGAGTCCCTAAACCTAAGGAATCAACTTCA GGACTTTGGAAAGCACGCAAAGTATTGCAGCAGAATTTTGGAAATATTCACATGACATTTGGTAGAATGATATCATTACATGCAGAGATTGGAcattcaataaacaaaaagCAGCACAATACCTTACCAAG ATTTATAAGTGAGAAGGTGCAGGAGGAAGATATGGCCATACAATGCTTGGCGTACCGTATTGTCTATGAGCAACAGAAGGGATGTGTATTGTGTCCATCGTCTTTAGTGTCAACAGTACTACTGCAGCAACACAGTATTCATAAAG ATGATCTCACAAAGCAAGTTGCATTTCTAAAGCAACTATTGGAACGAAGAGGAGCAAGAGTTATGTGGAAAG acaatgATTATTTGTCTATTGATCGTGGTTTAAAGTTTCTTGGTGGCTTTCTTGCTGTCGACTCAGAAAACGTTTCAGTGAATTTGTCATTGCAAGTACAGAAAGGAATATATGATACGCCATGGCCATCTTACTGTCTTAATCAGTTGACTGACGAGCAGAGGTGGTGTGTTTTGGAAGATGCAGTAAAGGTGATGATGCTGATGTGTCAACAGAACCAGTTGGTCCACTTTGTCACGATGGATTCACTCGTTGCTGTTGTATTACGTGCTTATGGCACTGGCCAGTCACGAA ATGAATTGTTAATGTCATGTCGGATGTTGTTAGAGATCTTGTCACAAGAGTTTGTTGTTATGATGGAGGACTGGGAGCAG CAATTTGAAGAGTCATTGGTTCATCTAGAAACAGATGCAGTTATTGTGATGTCTGATGATCGCTCTGTTGTACACGTTCCAGCTAAGTCATTGGGTGCAGTTGATTTTCTCAGCAGGATTGTTACTCCTTCTCTAATTACTGCCTTTCTTGTCTGCACTTGGCTGTTGGATTGCTTGACAACTGAAATGACTATTTCTAGAATAACAGCTGCTGTTCAGTCCTACAACATTTTGTTGATCAAAGAAG GTCTTTTGTCATTTTACGAGACTCTGTCACTGGAGGCAATAAAGAACATCCTTGTAGCACTTATAAACATGGACGTTTTGGCAAGAAATGAAGCACA AGTTAAATTTGTAAGGATGtcaaacaaagcaaaacttGAGGATGTACACATGAACTTGG GTAAGATGACATCTTGTAGATGTGTTTCGAGGCAGCGTTTCGGAAGAGTGCCATCAAAGCTGTGA
- the LOC134180263 gene encoding GRB2-associated-binding protein 2-like yields the protein MDEHCKVYKQGYLLKSPPLNVSDQTKGFKRWRKRWCVLLSDSRSQVSLYYYKNENAFIRNKFPLGIIPTDEVFSCEAGLPVNTGNSRYKFVWKMHLSRRKFYLASDSSYEMNLWVEAVLKVVPHLASRDRRQSAGEMSQDAHSSAASAVSMCENTSQERDEWSDWDSDEQDFDGESSDNFHFPSPPPPLPPVPNFRFPPVC from the exons ATGGATGAACACTGTAAAGTGTACAAGCAAGGTTATCTCTTGAAATCACCACCTCTAAATGTTTCAGATCAAACAAAGGGTTTTAAG CGATGGCGGAAACGATGGTGTGTCTTGTTGTCGGACTCTCGTAGCCAAGTCAGCCTTTATTATTACAAAAATGAAAACGCATTCATTCGGAACAAGTTTCCTCTTGGCATTATTCCTACTGACGAGGTTTTCTCTTGTGAGGCGGGATTACCTGTGAACACTGGCAACAGCAGGTACAAATTTGTATGGAAAATGCATCTCTCTAGACGCAAATTTTACCTCGCCTCGGATTCCAG CTATGAAATGAACCTATGGGTCGAGGCCGTCCTGAAGGTGGTTCCTCATCTTGCTTCTAGGGACAGACGGCAGAGTGCAGGAGAGATGAGTCAGGATGCTCATTCTTCAGCTGCAAGTGCAGTCTCTATGTGTGAAAACACAAGCCAGGAACGGGATGAATGGTCTGATTGGGATAGTGATGAGCAGGATTTTGACGGAGAAAGTTCAGACAATTTTCATTTTCCTTCTCCTCCGCCTCCACTTCCACCTGTGCCAAATTTTCGCTTTCCTCCTGTTTGCTAG
- the LOC134179808 gene encoding CAAX prenyl protease 2-like isoform X1 — protein MLWPERVLFSHLSFQESLGCCLLLGFILISSLYAWRTGLPRNHPRTVKRRIVSVMVVCGVSPLILLFFSSSSDGHRAYPLSTWLGLRSDHLLQAAVYPLILTMVLFAGPMVMMMMECSASETEEEPQAFQILALRNYIVAPFAEEFTFRACMLPVLWPHCQLLGSVIVCPFFFGVAHIHHVIERLSNNNGSPVVHICLESLFQFCYTSVFGAYSCYLFLRTGHLIGPVVCHMFCNFMGFPDFAGIMQFSIWKAATLACVFVVGLVAFAFLLQPVTDPLLFGNTVYTDVS, from the exons ATGCTGTGGCCTGAACGGGTACTGTTCAGTCACCTTTCTTTTCAGGAAAGCTTGGGATGCTGTTTATTGCTTGGGTTTATTCTCATATCTAGCCTTTACGCGTGGAGAACTGGATTACCGAG AAATCATCCAAGAACGGTGAAAAGACGAATAGTGAGTGTGAtggttgtgtgtggtgtttctCCGCTTATTTTATTATTCTTCAGTTCTTCATCAGATGGGCACAGG GCTTATCCTCTTTCTACCTGGCTTGGATTGAGGTCAGACCATCTTCTTCAAGCAGCTGTCTATCCTCTCATATTGACAATG GTTTTGTTTGCTGGACCAATGgttatgatgatgatggaatGTAGTGCATCAG aaacagaagaagaaccaCAAGCATTTCAAATTTTGGCATTGCGAAACtacattgtt GCTCCATTTGCCGAGGAGTTTACCTTTCGTGCTTGTATGCTGCCAGTGCTATGGCCACATTGTCAGCTATTAGGATCAGTGATTGTGTGTCCATTCTTCTTTGGAGTCG CTCATATCCACCATGTGATTGAAAGACTCTCAAATAATAATGGAAGTCCTGTCGTCCACATTTGTTTAGAATCTT TATTTCAATTTTGCTATACGAGTGTCTTTGGAGCATACAGTTGTTATCTCTTTTTGAGAACAG GTCATTTAATTGGTCCAGTGGTTTGCCACATGTTCTGCAATTTCATGGGATTCCCAGACTTTGCTGGTATAATGCAGTTTTCTATATGGAAAG cTGCCACGTTAGCTTGTGTATTTGTGGTAGGACTGGTAGCATTTGCTTTTTTGCTCCAACCTGTCACAGATCCATTGCTATTTGGAAATACTGTGTATACTGATGTCAGCTGA
- the LOC134179808 gene encoding CAAX prenyl protease 2-like isoform X2 gives MRNHPRTVKRRIVSVMVVCGVSPLILLFFSSSSDGHRAYPLSTWLGLRSDHLLQAAVYPLILTMVLFAGPMVMMMMECSASETEEEPQAFQILALRNYIVAPFAEEFTFRACMLPVLWPHCQLLGSVIVCPFFFGVAHIHHVIERLSNNNGSPVVHICLESLFQFCYTSVFGAYSCYLFLRTGHLIGPVVCHMFCNFMGFPDFAGIMQFSIWKAATLACVFVVGLVAFAFLLQPVTDPLLFGNTVYTDVS, from the exons ATGAG AAATCATCCAAGAACGGTGAAAAGACGAATAGTGAGTGTGAtggttgtgtgtggtgtttctCCGCTTATTTTATTATTCTTCAGTTCTTCATCAGATGGGCACAGG GCTTATCCTCTTTCTACCTGGCTTGGATTGAGGTCAGACCATCTTCTTCAAGCAGCTGTCTATCCTCTCATATTGACAATG GTTTTGTTTGCTGGACCAATGgttatgatgatgatggaatGTAGTGCATCAG aaacagaagaagaaccaCAAGCATTTCAAATTTTGGCATTGCGAAACtacattgtt GCTCCATTTGCCGAGGAGTTTACCTTTCGTGCTTGTATGCTGCCAGTGCTATGGCCACATTGTCAGCTATTAGGATCAGTGATTGTGTGTCCATTCTTCTTTGGAGTCG CTCATATCCACCATGTGATTGAAAGACTCTCAAATAATAATGGAAGTCCTGTCGTCCACATTTGTTTAGAATCTT TATTTCAATTTTGCTATACGAGTGTCTTTGGAGCATACAGTTGTTATCTCTTTTTGAGAACAG GTCATTTAATTGGTCCAGTGGTTTGCCACATGTTCTGCAATTTCATGGGATTCCCAGACTTTGCTGGTATAATGCAGTTTTCTATATGGAAAG cTGCCACGTTAGCTTGTGTATTTGTGGTAGGACTGGTAGCATTTGCTTTTTTGCTCCAACCTGTCACAGATCCATTGCTATTTGGAAATACTGTGTATACTGATGTCAGCTGA
- the LOC134179253 gene encoding uncharacterized protein LOC134179253 yields the protein MASGRKRSSPWGEISPLQFKMHVGMKEGATDFEKLVGCLRTQARMMAAARNLHFQIDGSRCQSCNATRPPSCCVFCERPVCGDCARICTACSLSFCPLCSTIQYSEQWKDEKVTCLSCLSS from the exons ATGGCGTCGGGCCGGAAAAGATCATCTCCTTGGGGAGAGATAAGTCCTTTGCAGTTCAAAATGCACGTTGGAATGAAAGAGGGAGCTACTGATTTTGAAAAGCTTGTTGGATGTT TAAGAACACAAGCAAGGATGATGGCAGCAGCAAGAAATCTTCATTTTCAAATTGATGGTAGTCGCTGCCAATCATGCAACGCGACTAGGCCACCGTCGTGTTGTGTATTCTGTGAACGTCCCGTTTGTGGCGATTGTGCAAGAATTTGTACGGCCTGCTCACTCTCATTCTGTCCATTGTGTTCAACAATACA ATATTCAGAGCAGTGGAAAGATGAGAAGGTCACGTGTCTCAGCTGCTTATCATCTTGA
- the LOC134179252 gene encoding zinc finger protein neuro-d4-like isoform X2: MTVVLQIMEHRVNVYDDAVQHASAYNSKLTRDRKKRSPYYDAQTGIPHIPGKLWKNEKDRQQGQQPGKIFTYTAERWRRKRPGDVDILSCYEGQKGTANLICESGLLLPRREAKRRAADLSRAAAADSQYSDEDKQVGSDNGDDPYDVGEVDDSSDDETYLGKRSTISSKKKQITSQLPTRLAKLRSQSRQMGEEAIHPSAASNNPLMADFKPRRTASPNDYCDFCLGDSVKNKKTNKPETLISCADCGRSGHPTCLQFTPSLTSVVLQYRWQCIECKSCGICGTSDNDDQLLFCDDCDRGFHMFCLNPPMQQPPEGRWSCKLCLRSQ; encoded by the exons ATGACCGTTGTGTTGCAAATTATGGAACACAGAGT TAATGTGTATGATGACGCTGTACAGCATGCGTCAGCTTACAATTCAAAGTTGACTAGAGATCGCAAGAAAAGATCACCATACTACGATGCACAAACTGGGATACCTCACATACCAGGCAAACTCTGGAAGAATGAGAAAGACCGCCAACAAGGGCAACAACCAGGAAAG ATATTCACGTACACAGCTGAGAGATGGCGCCGTAAGAGACCAGGCGATGTCGACATACTAAGTTGTTATGAAGGACAAAAAGGAACTGCAAACTTGATTTGTGAAAGTGGCCTCCTGTTGCCAAGGCGAGAGGCAAAAAGAAGAGCTGCTGATTTAAGCcgagcagcagctgcagacTCACAATACAGTGATGAggacaaacaa GTTGGTTCTGACAATGGAGATGACCCATATGATGTAGGGGAAGTTGATGACTCCAGTGATGATGAAACCTATCTGGGAAAACGATCAACAATCTCAAGCAAAAAGAAG CAAATCACAAGCCAACTCCCTACTCGTTTAGCCAAACTTCGAAGTCAAAGCAGACAAATGGGAGAGGAAG CCATTCATCCTTCTGCAGCATCTAACAATCCTCTAATGGCTGATTTTAAACCAAGACGAACTGCATCTCCAAATGATTACTGTGATTTCTGCCTTGGTGATTCAGTCAAGAACAAGAAAACTAATAAGCCAGAAACACTGATTTCATGTGCTGACTGTGGACGATCAG GTCATCCGACATGTCTACAATTCACTCCCAGCTTGACATCGGTTGTTCTACAGTACAGATGGCAGTGCATTGAATGCAAGTCATGTGGAATATGTGGCACATCTGATAATGAT GATCAGCTGCTTTTCTGTGATGATTGTGACCGTGGTTTCCATATGTTCTGTCTTAACCCACCAATGCAACAGCCACCTGAAG GTCGATGGAGTTGCAAGCTTTGTCTTAGGAGTCAGTAA
- the LOC134179252 gene encoding zinc finger protein DPF3-like isoform X1, giving the protein MTVVLQIMEHRVNVYDDAVQHASAYNSKLTRDRKKRSPYYDAQTGIPHIPGKLWKNEKDRQQGQQPGKIFTYTAERWRRKRPGDVDILSCYEGQKGTANLICESGLLLPRREAKRRAADLSRAAAADSQYSDEDKQVGSDNGDDPYDVGEVDDSSDDETYLGKRSTISSKKKQQITSQLPTRLAKLRSQSRQMGEEAIHPSAASNNPLMADFKPRRTASPNDYCDFCLGDSVKNKKTNKPETLISCADCGRSGHPTCLQFTPSLTSVVLQYRWQCIECKSCGICGTSDNDDQLLFCDDCDRGFHMFCLNPPMQQPPEGRWSCKLCLRSQ; this is encoded by the exons ATGACCGTTGTGTTGCAAATTATGGAACACAGAGT TAATGTGTATGATGACGCTGTACAGCATGCGTCAGCTTACAATTCAAAGTTGACTAGAGATCGCAAGAAAAGATCACCATACTACGATGCACAAACTGGGATACCTCACATACCAGGCAAACTCTGGAAGAATGAGAAAGACCGCCAACAAGGGCAACAACCAGGAAAG ATATTCACGTACACAGCTGAGAGATGGCGCCGTAAGAGACCAGGCGATGTCGACATACTAAGTTGTTATGAAGGACAAAAAGGAACTGCAAACTTGATTTGTGAAAGTGGCCTCCTGTTGCCAAGGCGAGAGGCAAAAAGAAGAGCTGCTGATTTAAGCcgagcagcagctgcagacTCACAATACAGTGATGAggacaaacaa GTTGGTTCTGACAATGGAGATGACCCATATGATGTAGGGGAAGTTGATGACTCCAGTGATGATGAAACCTATCTGGGAAAACGATCAACAATCTCAAGCAAAAAGAAG CAGCAAATCACAAGCCAACTCCCTACTCGTTTAGCCAAACTTCGAAGTCAAAGCAGACAAATGGGAGAGGAAG CCATTCATCCTTCTGCAGCATCTAACAATCCTCTAATGGCTGATTTTAAACCAAGACGAACTGCATCTCCAAATGATTACTGTGATTTCTGCCTTGGTGATTCAGTCAAGAACAAGAAAACTAATAAGCCAGAAACACTGATTTCATGTGCTGACTGTGGACGATCAG GTCATCCGACATGTCTACAATTCACTCCCAGCTTGACATCGGTTGTTCTACAGTACAGATGGCAGTGCATTGAATGCAAGTCATGTGGAATATGTGGCACATCTGATAATGAT GATCAGCTGCTTTTCTGTGATGATTGTGACCGTGGTTTCCATATGTTCTGTCTTAACCCACCAATGCAACAGCCACCTGAAG GTCGATGGAGTTGCAAGCTTTGTCTTAGGAGTCAGTAA